In Blastopirellula sp. J2-11, a single genomic region encodes these proteins:
- a CDS encoding LamG-like jellyroll fold domain-containing protein: MKDEHSFQLLVQRYTDGVASAQEVESLNQRLRSDAEARRLFLQILNLDSALDALLVCGASYDSREEVLPVVQQVPVGRRRLWGYCAALAASLLIAVVCISQLAATKKFATVDNAAGVENLSTGMRLGAESYAIEAGSVELITARGARVAIEAPAYFYFESEQRLHLTRGRLAADVPPSAKGFTIITPNGKVIDLGTKFGVNMPDRGEAEIHVFQGEVIAQTSAGGKPKSLRDGEAFRMKLGAESLLGFRSAAFIHPGEVTSLQAGLAAGQRGRSESILEELRRDPALIALLDFEKPSPKQGVYRMVQGRWPGSQAAEFVNVGDHMKLDVGGEHLWPQLTLAAWVRLDHLGEPYQSLLHTDDWNKKNDGQVHWMVNRHTTMRLALQGNTMAPGIVNHEGFPDSRTGVRNELGRWVHLAVVYDADKKTARFYLNGKFDNEMQQAIAHPARLGPAQIGNWNQNDRKLSGRVDELLILGRDMNDDEIEALFAAGNPYR; the protein is encoded by the coding sequence ATGAAAGACGAACATAGTTTCCAGCTTCTGGTGCAACGCTATACCGATGGCGTTGCGTCTGCGCAAGAGGTTGAATCGTTAAATCAACGCTTGCGCAGCGATGCCGAAGCGAGGCGCCTGTTTCTGCAAATTCTCAACCTTGATTCGGCGCTAGATGCGCTCTTGGTCTGCGGAGCTTCGTACGATTCGCGCGAGGAGGTTTTACCCGTTGTCCAGCAAGTTCCTGTAGGGCGACGTCGCCTGTGGGGCTATTGCGCGGCGTTGGCGGCCAGCTTGTTGATCGCAGTTGTTTGCATCTCGCAGCTTGCGGCGACTAAAAAATTTGCGACTGTCGACAATGCCGCCGGTGTCGAAAATTTGTCGACTGGAATGCGACTTGGCGCCGAGTCGTATGCGATTGAAGCAGGTTCGGTCGAACTGATCACGGCGCGCGGTGCGCGAGTCGCGATTGAAGCGCCGGCCTATTTCTATTTTGAATCAGAGCAACGACTGCATCTGACTCGCGGTCGCTTGGCGGCCGACGTTCCGCCGTCCGCCAAAGGATTTACGATTATTACGCCAAACGGAAAGGTCATCGATCTGGGGACGAAATTTGGCGTAAATATGCCGGATCGCGGCGAAGCCGAGATTCACGTGTTTCAGGGCGAAGTCATCGCGCAAACGTCCGCCGGCGGAAAACCGAAAAGCCTGCGCGACGGCGAGGCCTTTCGGATGAAATTAGGCGCTGAATCCTTGCTCGGATTTCGTTCGGCGGCCTTCATTCACCCAGGAGAAGTCACTTCATTGCAAGCAGGATTAGCGGCAGGACAACGAGGCAGATCCGAGTCGATCTTGGAAGAACTGCGTCGAGATCCGGCGCTGATTGCCCTGCTAGACTTTGAGAAGCCCTCTCCCAAGCAAGGCGTCTATCGAATGGTGCAAGGACGCTGGCCCGGTTCACAAGCGGCGGAGTTTGTGAATGTCGGCGATCACATGAAACTGGATGTCGGCGGCGAGCATCTGTGGCCGCAATTAACATTGGCGGCCTGGGTGCGTCTTGATCATCTGGGCGAGCCGTACCAATCGTTATTGCATACCGACGACTGGAACAAGAAAAATGATGGCCAAGTTCATTGGATGGTCAACCGGCACACGACGATGCGGTTGGCCCTGCAAGGCAATACGATGGCGCCCGGTATCGTCAACCACGAAGGTTTTCCCGACTCTCGTACCGGCGTACGTAACGAGCTAGGACGTTGGGTTCATTTAGCGGTCGTCTATGACGCTGATAAGAAAACGGCTCGCTTCTATCTTAACGGTAAGTTCGACAACGAAATGCAGCAAGCGATCGCTCATCCGGCCCGTTTAGGTCCTGCCCAAATCGGCAATTGGAACCAAAACGATCGCAAACTAAGCGGCCGCGTCGATGAACTGCTAATCCTTGGTCGTGACATGAACGACGACGAAATCGAAGCGTTGTTTGCGGCGGGAAATCCTTATCGCTAA
- a CDS encoding DUF1559 domain-containing protein has translation MYCRKLRNGFTLVELLVVIAIIGALIALLLPAVQQAREAARRMSCSNNLKQVGLGLHNYHDTFLAFPIGARETAGTFGPSWWAGMLPFLEQTPLYDSLNLEIANGGWSANSSALIRNQPSMMACPSFPGKIKGGKYGETWDSKSTYAGISGSDIDTTAYTESRTGTCCDCCTQSGAQNDGVVSAGGFLIANQSLEFRNITDGTSNTLAVGEIGGVMFTANASSYSTLDGERVEVTPAGHHGWLMGTNGGGETPTKRVFNLTTIRYQPNSKNYDRAGINVNFGPNNPLQSAHPGGVMTLSVDGHVSFVAETIDLNLLKLMATRDDGQTISGN, from the coding sequence ATGTATTGCCGTAAACTGCGCAATGGTTTCACCTTGGTCGAGTTGCTGGTCGTCATTGCGATCATCGGCGCCTTGATCGCTCTGCTCTTACCGGCCGTACAGCAAGCGCGCGAAGCGGCGCGTCGGATGTCGTGTTCCAATAATTTGAAACAGGTCGGCTTGGGGCTGCACAATTATCACGACACCTTCCTTGCATTCCCCATTGGCGCCCGTGAAACGGCGGGCACGTTCGGTCCGTCATGGTGGGCGGGGATGCTGCCGTTTCTCGAACAAACGCCGCTGTATGATTCTCTGAACTTAGAAATCGCCAACGGCGGTTGGAGCGCGAACTCCTCGGCCCTCATTCGCAACCAGCCGTCGATGATGGCTTGCCCTTCGTTTCCCGGAAAAATCAAAGGGGGAAAATACGGCGAGACTTGGGATTCGAAATCGACGTATGCCGGAATTTCTGGTTCTGACATCGATACGACCGCCTACACCGAGAGCCGTACAGGAACATGTTGCGACTGCTGTACGCAATCCGGCGCCCAAAATGACGGCGTCGTTTCGGCGGGAGGTTTCTTAATCGCGAATCAATCGCTGGAGTTCCGAAATATCACCGATGGTACGAGCAATACCTTAGCGGTCGGCGAAATCGGAGGCGTCATGTTTACCGCCAACGCCTCCTCCTACTCGACGCTGGATGGTGAACGGGTCGAAGTGACGCCGGCAGGACATCACGGTTGGCTGATGGGCACTAACGGTGGGGGAGAAACGCCGACGAAGCGCGTCTTCAACCTGACGACGATTCGATATCAACCTAACTCGAAGAATTACGATCGCGCAGGAATCAACGTCAACTTTGGGCCGAACAACCCGCTTCAATCCGCTCACCCAGGCGGAGTGATGACGTTAAGCGTCGATGGCCATGTGAGTTTTGTCGCAGAAACGATCGACCTGAACCTGCTAAAGCTGATGGCGACGCGGGACGACGGCCAAACGATCAGCGGCAACTAA
- a CDS encoding sigma-70 family RNA polymerase sigma factor produces MLMNDPSRHQQFLREFTCHEPAVRAFVRRLVPSRSDADDILQEVSIVLWEKFDSFRAEEDFRAWACGIARYKVLSWLRDKGREKLVLASDVVELIADDSLAAESHLKQQREALETCFEKIPMTERNLLSQAYQADVKIQEVAAASGRSVAGFYQWLYRMRRMLLECIQRQHAQDSW; encoded by the coding sequence ATGCTGATGAACGATCCAAGTCGTCACCAACAATTTTTACGCGAGTTTACTTGTCACGAGCCTGCGGTTCGCGCTTTCGTGCGGCGTTTGGTCCCGTCTCGTAGCGATGCGGATGATATTCTGCAAGAAGTGTCGATCGTCCTGTGGGAAAAGTTTGACTCCTTTCGCGCCGAGGAAGATTTTCGCGCCTGGGCGTGCGGCATCGCTCGCTATAAGGTTCTCTCCTGGCTGCGCGACAAAGGGCGTGAGAAGCTGGTGCTTGCCAGCGATGTCGTCGAGTTAATTGCCGACGACTCTCTGGCCGCCGAATCTCATTTGAAACAACAACGCGAAGCGCTAGAGACATGTTTTGAAAAGATCCCGATGACCGAACGAAACTTATTATCGCAAGCCTATCAGGCAGACGTGAAAATTCAGGAAGTCGCCGCCGCTAGTGGTCGTTCGGTCGCCGGTTTTTATCAGTGGCTTTATCGTATGAGACGAATGCTGCTAGAGTGCATCCAACGTCAGCACGCGCAGGATTCTTGGTGA
- a CDS encoding efflux RND transporter periplasmic adaptor subunit: protein MITPLAIICAAAAIIFVIFQMRKPPEKQEVERPVLMVSTAPIVRNEEGLIFHVDGVVVPYREINLSSEVAGRITYRDDSLRSGAYVSKGQPLLEIDPRKYALEVERLTKEVEQAEVAIRETDVDVENTQELIILSKQNLELQKKQLARMESLLARNATTPSQFESEQQSMITAQNQLLQLENQVRSIGTRKQGLQRAKELAEARLEQARLDFENTKVVSPVNGVIITDDVEQDSYVQIGTPLYTIEDTSAAEVRCSLRMDELAWLWRKQLGKTIDPLAARGSEDYLLPQVPVEVSYELAGRNYQWDGVLSRFDGLGLDERTRTAPVLIRVSNPDQVKLNGQLVKARGPSALLRGMFVDVKVQVQPEMPIWRVPESALSLYSAQAIHETMTAGQAAKTRTHSDESRPRFVLWLVRDGKLEIEHVEVLVIQDDYALINGENVDLRADDQIVISPMGYPRVGLPVKVEG, encoded by the coding sequence GTGATCACTCCGCTGGCCATCATTTGCGCCGCGGCGGCGATTATTTTCGTGATCTTCCAGATGCGCAAGCCTCCAGAAAAACAGGAGGTCGAACGCCCTGTTTTGATGGTCTCGACCGCTCCCATCGTGCGGAACGAAGAGGGACTGATCTTTCATGTCGACGGCGTCGTCGTCCCCTATCGCGAGATCAATCTCTCCTCCGAAGTCGCCGGCCGCATCACCTATCGAGACGACTCGTTACGTTCCGGCGCCTACGTTTCCAAGGGACAACCGCTGCTGGAAATCGATCCGCGCAAGTATGCGCTGGAAGTCGAACGCCTGACGAAAGAAGTAGAGCAAGCGGAAGTTGCGATTCGTGAGACCGACGTCGACGTCGAGAACACGCAAGAGCTGATCATCCTGTCGAAGCAGAACCTAGAACTGCAGAAGAAGCAGTTGGCCCGCATGGAATCGCTGTTGGCTCGCAATGCGACGACTCCGTCGCAGTTTGAAAGCGAACAGCAGTCGATGATTACCGCCCAGAACCAACTGCTGCAGTTAGAAAACCAAGTTCGCAGTATTGGGACGCGCAAGCAGGGCCTGCAACGAGCCAAAGAATTGGCCGAAGCGCGTCTGGAGCAAGCGAGACTTGATTTTGAGAATACGAAAGTCGTTTCGCCGGTAAACGGCGTCATCATTACCGACGATGTCGAGCAGGACTCGTACGTTCAGATCGGAACGCCGCTCTACACGATCGAAGATACCAGCGCCGCCGAAGTTCGCTGTAGTTTACGAATGGACGAACTCGCCTGGCTTTGGCGCAAGCAACTTGGGAAGACTATTGATCCGCTGGCGGCCCGCGGCTCGGAAGACTATCTGTTGCCGCAGGTTCCGGTGGAGGTTTCGTACGAACTGGCTGGCCGAAACTATCAATGGGACGGCGTCCTCTCACGATTTGATGGTCTAGGACTCGACGAGCGGACGCGAACGGCTCCGGTTTTGATTCGCGTTTCCAATCCTGATCAAGTCAAGCTGAATGGCCAATTGGTCAAAGCCCGCGGTCCTTCCGCTTTGTTGCGCGGCATGTTTGTCGATGTCAAAGTTCAAGTTCAGCCCGAAATGCCGATCTGGCGCGTGCCGGAATCGGCGTTGTCGCTCTATTCGGCTCAGGCAATCCACGAAACGATGACTGCAGGCCAAGCGGCCAAAACTCGCACTCATTCAGATGAGTCGCGACCACGATTTGTGTTGTGGTTAGTGCGTGACGGCAAGTTAGAGATTGAGCACGTCGAAGTGCTGGTCATTCAAGATGATTACGCATTGATCAACGGCGAGAACGTCGATCTTCGCGCCGATGACCAGATTGTGATTTCTCCGATGGGCTACCCCCGTGTCGGTCTCCCCGTGAAAGTGGAAGGCTAA
- a CDS encoding PSD1 and planctomycete cytochrome C domain-containing protein yields the protein MRRSAIALCCSLISTASLSAAPVDFVRDVRPILIKHCYECHAGDVRKSGLRLDIRSEAMKGGELYGPAIQPGKPHESPLFQFIADETADLAMPPEGAGLAASEVAILKRWVTEGAAWPADVDTAKLEDPHDHWSFQPIDPQPTPMVADAKWLRNEIDRYVLARLEEAGLQPAPETDRVSWLRRVSLDLIGLPPTPEETKAFVEDRSTNAYEQVVERLLASPRYGERWAQHWLDVVRYADTHGFEVNTERPNAWPYRDYVISALNQDTPYDQFIREQIVGDAMNQDAATGFLVTASVLLPGQIGKDAASIRLARQDSLDEIVTNIGTTFLGLTINCARCHDHKFDAISQRDYYEMQAFVSGVEYADRQFNLPVDATLAADILKWKAERRTIDSKIASLAPEAMSGRQRGMVNSHENIDRFTPIETEQLRFSILGTNKYEPCIDELEIYNVAGRNVALAANGAIVVSSGDNVSINRHELRLINDGRYGNSNSWMSNVTEGGWVVVEFPQKERIDRVVWGRDREGKFSDRLAIQYEIEILDSEGQWRSVADSTDRRPFDPQQNARLPFAAEELMAEHAEQYQMLQQDRLALESKIAAAENLQTVFAGNFREPDEIHVLGRGSPEMPKEEVAPAVLAVLGDVELSHDAAEQQRRKTLADWIARAENPLTARVMVNRIWQGHFGSGLIETANDLGRYGTPPTHPRLLDWLSAEFIRSGWSIKQMHRLIVLSATYRQATTFHEQAEAIDADEHLIWRYPLRRLSGETIRDSILAINGKLNLKMGGPGFDLFDKRGGLSGFNPVESFQDEGLRRMIYAHRVRRERDAVFGAFDCPDYGQSTPHRRESTTPIQALNLLNSRFVIEQSAALADRVIADVGEDPPLQIHRAYQLVLNRDATQAELVDGSAAVAELGLAPLCRALLNSNEFLFIP from the coding sequence ATGCGACGTTCCGCAATCGCCCTCTGTTGTTCTCTGATTTCGACCGCTTCTCTCTCGGCGGCGCCTGTCGATTTTGTGCGAGACGTTCGCCCGATCTTGATCAAGCATTGCTATGAGTGCCATGCCGGCGACGTGCGTAAAAGCGGGTTGCGGCTCGATATCCGGTCCGAAGCGATGAAAGGGGGCGAGTTATACGGCCCGGCCATCCAGCCAGGCAAGCCGCACGAGAGCCCGTTGTTTCAGTTTATCGCCGACGAAACCGCCGATCTGGCGATGCCGCCTGAAGGAGCAGGGCTCGCCGCCAGCGAAGTCGCCATCCTGAAAAGATGGGTAACCGAAGGCGCCGCTTGGCCAGCAGACGTCGACACGGCGAAATTAGAAGATCCGCATGACCATTGGTCCTTTCAGCCGATTGATCCGCAACCGACGCCGATGGTCGCCGACGCCAAATGGCTTCGCAACGAGATCGATCGGTACGTCTTGGCGCGTCTAGAAGAAGCAGGCCTGCAGCCGGCGCCGGAGACGGATCGCGTCTCTTGGCTGCGGCGCGTTTCGTTGGATTTGATTGGACTGCCGCCGACTCCGGAAGAAACGAAAGCTTTTGTCGAAGATCGGAGTACAAACGCGTATGAGCAAGTCGTCGAACGTTTGCTCGCTTCGCCCCGTTACGGCGAACGATGGGCGCAGCACTGGTTAGACGTCGTGCGCTATGCCGATACGCACGGCTTTGAAGTGAACACCGAACGTCCCAATGCCTGGCCTTATCGCGACTATGTCATTTCTGCGCTAAACCAAGACACGCCGTATGACCAGTTTATTCGCGAGCAAATCGTTGGCGACGCGATGAATCAAGATGCAGCGACGGGGTTTCTCGTGACCGCATCGGTGCTCTTGCCGGGACAAATTGGCAAAGACGCCGCTTCGATCCGGCTGGCCCGGCAAGATTCGCTCGATGAAATCGTCACGAATATCGGCACGACCTTTCTCGGCCTTACGATCAATTGCGCTCGTTGTCACGACCACAAATTTGATGCAATCTCACAACGCGACTATTACGAGATGCAGGCCTTCGTCTCAGGCGTAGAATACGCCGACCGTCAATTTAACCTGCCGGTCGACGCAACGCTGGCCGCCGACATTCTGAAGTGGAAAGCGGAGCGAAGGACAATCGACTCCAAAATTGCAAGTCTCGCACCAGAAGCGATGTCTGGTCGTCAAAGAGGGATGGTCAACTCGCACGAAAACATTGATCGTTTTACGCCGATCGAAACGGAGCAATTGCGATTTTCGATCTTGGGCACCAATAAGTATGAACCCTGCATCGATGAATTGGAAATCTATAACGTCGCCGGACGGAACGTTGCGTTGGCCGCGAACGGCGCGATCGTCGTTTCTTCAGGCGACAACGTCTCGATCAATCGTCACGAGTTGCGATTGATCAATGACGGACGGTATGGAAATTCGAACAGCTGGATGTCGAACGTCACTGAAGGGGGCTGGGTGGTCGTTGAGTTTCCGCAAAAAGAACGAATTGACCGCGTCGTTTGGGGCCGCGATCGCGAAGGCAAGTTTTCAGATCGTCTGGCGATTCAATATGAAATTGAGATCCTCGATTCTGAGGGACAATGGCGGAGCGTAGCCGATTCGACCGATCGTCGACCGTTTGATCCTCAGCAGAACGCGCGTCTCCCTTTTGCGGCGGAAGAGCTAATGGCCGAACATGCGGAGCAGTACCAAATGCTGCAGCAAGATCGCTTGGCCCTAGAATCGAAGATTGCCGCTGCAGAAAATCTGCAGACCGTCTTTGCCGGCAATTTTCGAGAACCGGATGAGATTCATGTTCTCGGACGCGGCAGTCCCGAGATGCCGAAAGAAGAAGTGGCTCCGGCCGTATTAGCGGTGCTGGGAGACGTCGAATTGTCACATGACGCCGCCGAACAACAGCGTCGAAAAACATTGGCCGACTGGATCGCACGAGCGGAAAATCCGCTGACTGCGCGCGTAATGGTCAATCGGATCTGGCAAGGACATTTTGGCAGCGGACTTATCGAGACGGCCAACGATTTGGGACGCTACGGCACGCCGCCGACTCATCCGCGACTGCTCGATTGGCTAAGCGCCGAGTTCATCCGCTCGGGGTGGTCGATCAAGCAAATGCATCGCTTGATCGTCTTGTCGGCGACCTATCGCCAGGCGACGACCTTTCATGAGCAGGCCGAAGCGATCGACGCCGATGAGCACTTAATTTGGCGCTATCCGCTGCGGCGTTTGTCTGGCGAAACGATTCGCGACTCAATCTTAGCGATTAATGGCAAGTTGAACCTGAAGATGGGAGGCCCCGGCTTTGACCTGTTTGATAAACGCGGCGGTTTATCTGGTTTCAATCCCGTCGAATCATTTCAGGACGAAGGCTTGCGCCGCATGATCTATGCGCATCGCGTTCGCCGTGAAAGAGACGCCGTCTTTGGAGCGTTCGACTGTCCCGACTATGGCCAAAGCACGCCGCATCGACGAGAGTCGACCACGCCGATCCAAGCGTTGAATCTCTTGAATAGCCGCTTTGTGATCGAACAATCGGCGGCGCTTGCCGACCGTGTGATCGCCGATGTCGGCGAGGATCCTCCGTTGCAAATTCATCGCGCGTACCAACTAGTTTTAAATCGCGATGCGACGCAGGCGGAGCTTGTCGATGGAAGTGCGGCGGTCGCCGAATTGGGTTTGGCGCCACTTTGTCGAGCCCTGTTGAACAGCAACGAATTTTTATTCATTCCCTAG
- a CDS encoding efflux RND transporter permease subunit, producing MRDLVRWAIRNTPAMNTIMISVIGVGVLSFFLLRRETFPEFELEIVLVTVPYPGASPEEVESGICEKIEEAVKDTVGIKKMTSVANNDYGAVILELNADVDAQRVLNEVRGDVERIPSFPLLAEDPEVQQITLRESAITVGVLAPDVEHPSAEMEWRLRDLAEEIRVELLALPNVSQAEVSGAKDYQIDIEIEEEALRRFGLTLKQVSEIVRDENLEMPGGLIRTASQEVLVRGNNKRDIGREIAKLPLIKTQDGVVLTVGDLAVVRDDFDDVTSFQRVDGRPAIAISVNRTSKEDLIVITDEVKKFVKDHGDLIPEGYSMVTWGDQSEEVRDRLNTLTTNGWQGLVLVLIILALFMNTRLAFWVSMGIPISMLGACAILLYCGQTLNMLTMFSFLMALGIVVDDAIVIGENIYAHREMGKSFHRAAVDGTAEVLPSVVMSIATTILAFVPMFFVAGVMGKFMAVMPLAMIAILLISLLEAAFILPCHLAHGDDSDDLINNAIDFFAYPFRPIGAAFNRVGDWTSARLDWVIENAYQPGLKYSLGNPFTIFTLALAIMAISIAVVWAGFVPLNLFPSMDSKTIVANVGFPDGTPAVLADEATQKIEAAIRAVNAKHEEQGETVVELIRRNVGFAQMRQGPGQTSDQFGSHLGAVVVRLTSPGLRTVSSSQLIEEWRDATGPIVGSDLLVFDSQDIGPGGKQIEFKLLTSPKNMARLEAAVEDVKAELAKSAGVYDIEDDSSPGKMELRLRLKENAQAMNVTERDLAETIRATYYGDEVMRLQRGRHEVKLMVRYPREDRRSLAEFDQIRVRTGDGSERPITELAHVEIVRPLSEINRLDQKRSITVSANVNQRVANSNAIIENLKKEYVPEMMKKFPGVTIRWEGQKEQQSESLGSLFIGTGVAMAAMFVLLTIEFNSYFQPLIVMIAIPFGLIGAVVGHLILGLELTLFSFFGLVALCGVVVNDSIVLVDFINHRLRDGLPIYEALLDTGRRRFRPVLLTSITTIAGLTPLLFETSLQAQVLIPMAVSLCFGLMASTFLVLYLVPVLYLIYAILGGQVSKHDEIKLPEETRSIPKEELVAADVH from the coding sequence ATGCGAGATTTAGTTCGCTGGGCGATTCGCAATACGCCTGCGATGAATACGATCATGATCAGCGTGATCGGGGTCGGCGTACTCAGCTTTTTTCTGCTGCGTCGCGAGACTTTTCCGGAGTTTGAACTGGAAATCGTTCTGGTGACCGTTCCCTATCCCGGCGCGAGCCCGGAAGAGGTCGAAAGCGGCATCTGCGAGAAGATCGAAGAAGCGGTCAAAGACACGGTCGGCATCAAAAAGATGACCTCGGTCGCCAATAATGACTACGGCGCCGTTATTTTGGAACTAAACGCCGACGTTGACGCTCAACGCGTCTTGAACGAAGTTCGCGGCGATGTCGAGCGCATCCCGAGCTTTCCGTTGCTGGCCGAAGATCCCGAAGTGCAGCAAATCACGTTGCGCGAGTCGGCGATCACCGTCGGCGTACTTGCCCCCGACGTCGAGCATCCCAGCGCCGAGATGGAATGGCGCCTGCGCGATCTGGCCGAAGAGATCCGGGTCGAACTATTGGCGCTGCCCAACGTTTCGCAAGCCGAAGTCTCCGGCGCCAAAGACTATCAGATCGATATCGAGATCGAAGAAGAGGCGCTCCGCCGGTTTGGTCTGACGCTGAAGCAAGTGTCGGAAATCGTTCGGGACGAAAACCTGGAAATGCCTGGCGGATTGATCCGCACCGCTTCGCAGGAAGTGCTGGTGCGCGGCAACAACAAACGCGATATCGGTCGCGAGATCGCCAAGCTGCCGCTGATCAAGACGCAAGACGGCGTGGTGTTGACCGTCGGAGATCTGGCGGTCGTACGTGACGATTTTGACGACGTCACGTCGTTCCAGCGCGTTGATGGTCGACCGGCGATCGCGATCTCGGTCAATCGGACCTCCAAAGAAGACCTGATCGTCATCACCGATGAAGTGAAAAAATTCGTCAAAGATCATGGCGATTTGATTCCCGAAGGTTACAGCATGGTGACCTGGGGAGATCAGTCGGAAGAAGTCCGCGATCGTCTCAACACGCTGACGACCAATGGTTGGCAAGGGCTCGTCCTGGTGCTGATTATTTTGGCGCTATTCATGAATACGCGGCTCGCGTTTTGGGTGTCGATGGGGATTCCGATCTCGATGCTCGGCGCTTGCGCGATCCTGCTTTACTGTGGGCAGACGCTCAACATGCTGACGATGTTCTCGTTTCTCATGGCGCTGGGCATCGTGGTCGATGACGCGATCGTGATCGGCGAAAATATCTACGCGCATCGCGAGATGGGAAAAAGCTTTCATCGCGCTGCGGTGGACGGTACGGCCGAAGTGTTGCCGTCGGTCGTCATGTCGATCGCGACCACGATTTTGGCGTTTGTGCCGATGTTCTTTGTCGCCGGCGTGATGGGCAAGTTTATGGCGGTCATGCCGTTGGCGATGATCGCGATTCTGTTGATATCGTTGTTGGAAGCGGCCTTTATCTTGCCGTGCCACTTGGCGCACGGCGATGATTCGGATGATCTGATCAACAACGCAATCGACTTTTTCGCCTATCCGTTCCGACCGATTGGGGCCGCGTTCAACCGGGTGGGGGATTGGACATCGGCGCGGCTCGACTGGGTGATCGAAAACGCGTACCAGCCGGGATTAAAGTATTCGCTCGGCAATCCGTTCACCATCTTTACGCTGGCGCTGGCCATCATGGCGATTTCGATAGCGGTCGTTTGGGCCGGTTTTGTGCCGCTTAACCTGTTTCCGTCGATGGATAGCAAGACGATCGTCGCCAACGTCGGTTTTCCGGACGGAACGCCGGCGGTCTTGGCGGACGAAGCGACCCAAAAGATCGAAGCGGCGATTCGCGCTGTGAACGCGAAGCACGAGGAGCAAGGGGAGACCGTCGTCGAGTTGATTCGGCGAAACGTCGGCTTCGCCCAGATGCGACAAGGACCGGGCCAAACCAGCGATCAGTTCGGCAGTCATTTGGGCGCCGTCGTGGTTCGGCTTACATCGCCTGGACTGCGAACCGTCAGCAGCTCGCAACTGATCGAAGAATGGCGCGATGCTACCGGGCCGATTGTCGGCTCTGACTTGCTGGTGTTCGATTCCCAAGATATCGGCCCAGGCGGAAAGCAGATTGAATTCAAGCTGCTGACCAGCCCGAAAAACATGGCGCGCTTGGAAGCGGCGGTCGAAGACGTCAAAGCCGAGTTGGCCAAGTCGGCTGGCGTTTACGACATCGAGGATGACTCTTCGCCGGGCAAGATGGAGCTGCGTCTGCGTTTGAAAGAAAACGCTCAGGCAATGAACGTCACCGAACGCGACCTGGCCGAAACCATTCGCGCCACCTACTACGGCGACGAAGTGATGCGTCTGCAACGCGGTCGGCATGAAGTAAAATTGATGGTTCGCTATCCGCGGGAAGATCGCCGCTCATTGGCTGAGTTCGATCAAATCCGCGTCCGGACCGGCGACGGATCAGAGCGTCCAATTACGGAATTGGCGCATGTCGAAATCGTCCGACCGCTGAGCGAGATCAATCGTCTGGATCAAAAACGCTCGATTACCGTGTCGGCGAACGTGAATCAACGGGTCGCCAACTCTAACGCCATCATTGAGAATCTGAAAAAAGAATACGTTCCGGAGATGATGAAGAAGTTCCCCGGCGTCACGATTCGCTGGGAAGGACAGAAAGAGCAGCAGAGCGAATCGCTCGGCAGTTTGTTCATCGGCACCGGCGTCGCGATGGCCGCGATGTTCGTTTTGCTGACGATCGAATTCAATTCTTACTTCCAGCCGCTGATCGTGATGATCGCGATTCCGTTTGGCCTGATCGGCGCTGTGGTCGGGCACCTAATCCTGGGACTCGAGTTGACGCTCTTCAGCTTCTTTGGCCTGGTCGCATTATGCGGCGTGGTGGTGAACGACTCCATTGTATTGGTCGACTTTATTAACCATCGTCTGAGAGATGGCCTGCCGATCTACGAGGCGCTGTTGGATACCGGCCGCCGGCGCTTTCGGCCGGTGCTGCTAACCTCGATCACCACGATCGCGGGCCTGACCCCGCTGTTGTTCGAGACCTCACTTCAAGCCCAGGTCCTAATACCGATGGCGGTTAGTTTATGCTTTGGACTAATGGCGTCGACCTTCCTCGTCTTGTACCTGGTCCCGGTCCTTTATTTGATCTACGCGATCTTGGGAGGTCAGGTGTCAAAACATGACGAGATCAAACTGCCGGAAGAGACCCGCTCGATTCCAAAAGAGGAGTTGGTCGCCGCCGACGTCCACTAG